One Vicia villosa cultivar HV-30 ecotype Madison, WI linkage group LG5, Vvil1.0, whole genome shotgun sequence genomic window, TGTTATGTAAGACAACCACGGGCCATTTTCCCCCGCTTTGATTGTACAATTCTTTCACAACATCATCAAGCTACATTTTTATATAACCGACATACACACACGGTCAGCACATGAAATGTAAAACTGACTTACCAAACAAGAGCAAGAAGAACTTGTATAACTTCATTTGACAGTAAAAGAATATgaacaaataaatgaataaatgaaTGTTTTTTAGCAAGAACTAGCATAGCACTGTAACACAAGCATGTTACCTGCTGAATGCTAAATCCACCTTCAGCAAAATTTTGCTGGTAGAGCCCGACATTGGCACCATCAACTATGGCTTCATAATGGTCATGTTTCTCAAGCCAGCCCTTGTAGTTGCCAAAAAGATAACATAATCGTCAAAAACAAGTTACAATTACAATTATCAATGTTAACAATGCTCTCTCTATCACCTGAAATTCACTAAAATTTGCCTTGACCTCGCGCTCCACAGCCAATGCAGCAACCGACGAAGCAAATTTCTCCATCTCCTCATCATCAATATCGACACAAACCAATTGCTCACCACATCCACGACAAATCCCATCACCATCAACACTCGTTCTATTCACAATCCAATCCCCTTTTCCAACCCACCCTAAACCATGCCAACCTCCACCGTTTCTCAAAACCCCTTCTCTAACCCTCTCCACATCCAAATCCCCCTGACCAACCTCACGCCCCTCCCTGCTCCGAAACCACTCCTCAATAACCGTTCCCGTCGATTCCTTCACACACCTCACACTACTCCTTAGCTTGTGAAGATACCTGTAAACCCTATCAGCCTTACCCTTCTTCACACTAACCTTCAAAAGTGCTGCAATTTCCTCTTCCTCCAAACTAACCCCAACACCATTCATATGCTCCTCAACCTCATACGCTTTATCAACATCAAGATACTCACAAAAGCAAAACAATGCAGGATCATAAGTCCTTAACCTAGGTGCAACATTGTAATCACCAATATGTTTCACCAATTCAAACGCGCGATCACCATCCCCATTAGCAGCAGCGAGTCTAGCCACAGTGGCAACAGTAGCTTCATTAGGAGTAATGTTTTGGGAAGCCATATGTTCAAATATACCAAATCCATAATCTAATGCAAGCTGTTTAAGTGAAGGGTCTGTGACTGCATTGGAACAAAGGTAGAGTAGTGCATTGAGGTGGTGTTGATTGAGACGGGTTTTGTTCGAAACGGCATCGTCGTATAGCGAGATTGCGCCCCGAAAATCCTTTGATTTAGAACATGAATTGAGCTCGAACTGGAACTTGTTTTCCAGTGTTTGGTTAGTTTTCTTCCTCTTGTTTGTTGTCATTTTCATTAGTGTTGTGTCCATTGAATCCTAAGAGTAGTAAACGGCATTTTCAGAAGCAAGTGAATACGAAAAAAGTTGAAAAAACTGAACTATAGCGAGAATAGTAAAGAATAATATAGAGTTGCAGAGATTTGAAGAAACGTGTACCTTGGTCAAAGTGAAGAGACGTTTCCGAGGAGGCGGTGTTGATTCGAAGCGGTGGGTAGAGAACGTCGACGGGAGATGGCTATGGCTAAAACATGGACAAAGTACCAGAAGCTCAATACAGACTATACTGTCCATATAATTTTTTCAATGAAAAGTGGTTCTTACTTCTCAATCCTTAACTTTACATATTTTGAATTGTATTACAGGTGCAAGATCATCTATGTTAAATTTCCTTAGACATGGTTACAATTGGGGTTTACACAATTATTGAAAGAACGGACACAGGCACTAAATATGATACTGACACGTCGACActagtaataatttgaaaaaatgaataacttAAATGTTATCACAAATATCGGTGTAGGTGTCCGATACTAACACGGACACACCATTTTTCAGAGGTATCTGTACTAAAGTGTTCATTGTAACTCTTTGAGGCATTATATCAAACAATACGTTGGCATTCACTTAAACTACTATTGTCATAAATCACAATTCTATCTTAAGTAATttcaaataacaaaattaaaaatgcaGTAGCAGAGAAACAATGGTACAAAACTTGTTTATCACCAATGAatgaacaaaatataatattgaTATTTATATGAAAACAAATAGAGAAAGAAATGCCTGAAACTTGTTTGCTTCACCTAATTGCCCACAAAGTTGAAACAGCGCCACGCTAAAGAGAGCAAGTGGAACAAGCTTCGCTAGTGAGATGGGTGGAAACGTGAAATTGCAGTTTTCgcctatttttctctatttttggttgttttaattttttttttcctgTGATGTGTGGGCTTCAATTGCTTCACGGGCCTCAACATAATAGGATTCGGGAATTTAGAGAATTTCTGTGTAGACCCCTCTATGGGAGAATCCCAGCGAAAAATCAAAAATACtcctacttcggaaatgcatttccgaagtaattttttttttagatttttccagaattcggaaatgcatctccgaaaacatcaaattggggtgttttcggaaatgcattttcgaaaacacctttttcacatttttcaataaataaaagcCGAATACAATAAAGTCAAAGAAAAATAAACCGGAACCccctactgagtatgcctaaccctaactccctgggacctcctctgtacttttccttcaaccatgcagtcccatacctgcacggccttaggattcctctcattccaatgtggcgaccacccttgccccCTTCGGCCttaggtgttacatgcggtgcaaccacccctcgccttcttcgacctcaggtgttacatgcccaccagcttccacatggttcgtcctcgaaccacatcgtactgggagaggtccgACTgtaataccatttgtaacgccctggagtgctttcgggatgatcaacTGATCCcataaaccaacacgggtcttttcagcatgctttgatctcactcacacgctttcggGAAACTtctcagaaggtcacccatcccaatactactccaagtcaagcacgcttaattgtggagttcttatggaacgggctaccgaaaagaagatgcacgTTGTTAGTATACGTAGTACCTATTAGTCCTTATATGCACTCCTTCAACCATGCAATCCCATACCTGTACgacctcaggatccctctcattctgatgtggcgaccacccttgccccttcggcctcaggtgttacaggcggtgcaaccacccctcgccttcttcggcttCGAGTGTTACATATGTCGCCGCACCGGCCGCGTCACCAAGCATCCTCTTCATGACGgagactgcctctggaccgccgtaCTCAATGATAAATCGGTctaacgcgtcccgcccaagcatctctatccgctgacaTATCGGTAGGAGAttagtggcatggtcatcctcggcctgctggttctccaggatctcctcatgtgccgGCCTAGGAGCTCCGGGTGCGTCAgatgtcagcagaggatgtgacacgcGATAAAACCATGTCACGTATCCATCCACACAATGCCGCTCCTGGGTGACCTGCATATGCCGATACTCCTCTAGGACCAAATGATGTGCTCAGTCCTCAAATATAGTagtgagctccactcgggtaactttgtcaggagcagcctcaaagggtgacctcgGCATCAGTTGCACACGTCCAAACTGCTTCATGCACCGCTCAggcagatacctcaccatggtgttagccccgcatgccaaccagccagagtaTAATGCGATACGGTCGAACGGGACAACAACAATGTAGTCGATGAGCAGCGTCCAACGAATGTCATCGTAGGTTGTGCGGTCGAGGTACACACGATATGGTAGCACTGCGTTGTTCCCCttttggagaacgtatcgggcggccctgggcaaGTCGTCGGTGTACACAGAATCAACGGAGAAGCCGTGGATGCgtgagaagtaggagatgatccagccctgaGACACAAATACAATactatgttaaaaataaatatgaaccataaataaatgtgtaaCAATTAAAAGGAAACGTACCGTTAAGAGTGTGGCAGATCCAGTCAACTGCCTGGTTctccagttggaggcttcattcagcttttggtataggtataccagaatagctgacccccagttccactagtgAATGGTAGTCAGGTCCATGAAGAAGCGGAGATAAGTCACGTCGACATAGGTTgaactcttgtccacaaagagtgcagttcctaccaagaacatgaaccagcaccggagagcgcaggcacggtgatactccataAAAAGCTTGTCCCCCTCCTGCTCGGACTCGGCCGCCCCACCAGGTGGTTCTCATACAACTCTCTTAAGCTGGAGAACCGGATATGGGCCCCACTCGTCACCCTGCACTCATAGTCAGCCATGTttgggtccatacccagatagtcGACCATCCACTCGATCGCCTCGACCCTCTGTATCCGAGAATGGTGCAGTAGTCTCCCTTTGATCGGTAGGTGGAGCAGACAATgaacatcatgcaaggtgatcgtcaactccccaaccggtaagttgAAAGAAGATGTCTCCCTATGCCACCTCTCCAcgaaagccccctgcatgccgtggctaatagtggtatacccggtcatgcacaacccaccGAGCCCGAAAGCAGTCaccacatcattaaaccactgcACCTCTGGTTTAAATAGATCAAAAATCTTCCGCACGTGATTAATAGATTTTATCGTCGGCcgttcctgttacaacaaaaacaaaaaaatattgttaattagaccgttaagaaaatgtggaataaaaaactaaataaaaaacggttaaataataagtcagttaaattaaaaaaaaatacatctccctcccagacacgtcgagcgacgtgctcgtggtaggaaatcagcacggaagtgtccctAGGACCCCCCGGGAAgccatcctcctcctcctcctccccgtgcaGAGGGTCAGCATCAGGTATCTCCTCACCctcctggtatctcacctcctATTCCTCCTCCTGTACCTCCTCCTGCCGGGAAGAAgacacccgagccagccgactcctcgattCAGATGAGGAACCAGCCTCATCCATCTGGACGGGTACTTGTACTCTATCCCGGCCCTGCATCGATGCCAGCTGCGTCGCCCGCGTCTAGCCGACACTGTCTGTGTCTCTCTGCCATGTCTAAGTCGTGCGGGGTTGCCTGCCATTTTCCTGAAAAATTGAAATCCATAAGAATGCAAAACaatcaaaaaattttaaaaaaaaatatttctagttaaattcggaagtacatttctaaAACTGGtttgggaggtgttttcggaaatgtacttccgaaacccCCCTGCGACCTCCATTGTTGTAGAACCTTCCCCCTTTGCCCTATGTAGttcaaaatgcattttttcctATCTAACTATACTCAATGACATATAATAACTTAAATATACTACATTGTACAAATTTCTAACACCCCTAATATCAATTTCAATCCTaaatttgaagttttgaaaacttacagatttgaggtgtttttgaaGGTGCTTTAGATGAGGTCTTTGAATGTTGGAGAGCAATAGAATGTTGTCTTGAACTAGCCTTTGTAGCGTGCTTCTGCAAATGCTTGATAAAtccaaaaattttgaaaactagGGTAAAATGGAAATGGGGGGAGGTTGTTTTGTTTAAACAACCAAACGcgcattttttcggaaatgcatttccgaagtggtgtttttggaaatgtatttccgaaatcatCTTTTTTAGGTAAAAAAGGTGTTTCataaaatgcatttctgaaataaagGGGCATTCTGGGAAATTTGCCGCGGGTGATCAAGAAGAGTAGCGGGTCTATAAAGAATTTCTCGGAATTTATTATGACACCCTATATAGGTGAAAAAATcctataaaaattcaaaattgccCATCGGTTACCGGAAGTCTATTTTCGAATACACCTTTCACATCACATAGACGCGACTAAATATGGTGCCACCCCAttctgaaattaaaaaaaaaattcagagaTATATCTCCGGAAATATAACAGAAATAACACATTCAAATCCATTACAAATATATCTGGATATGTATCTCAGGTATTTTAATgcgagaaatttaaaattcggtCACCTTTGCATGTTAGATAGTACCAGAAGTGTATTTCTGgaaaatttaaaagttaaattACTTAAAACAGTAACCAGCATGATCATCCTCATTTCCAAAAATTTCCTTAAACCCTCTCCAAAAACCCTTTTATTCTCAATCAAGTTTTTCACTTCAAAGCTCGACGGAGTGTCGAAGGCGATGTTGAagcaagatgaagaagaagactaTGTCGAAGCTCGACGGAGTGTCGACAGCGGTGTTGAAGCAAGGCTATGCCGAAGCTCAATAGAGGAGAAGGGGGAACTCTGTTCTTTTCAACCCTAATTTCACGATTCCcttttttcaattgtttttatactattattttttaattatatttctttttcttgaTATAACATACTAATTTACTTTTGCTCAAATAATAGATAATGATATGTCAAAGGAGATAAATGCTATAAATAAATCTAGATTGGATTGGCGTAGGATGACTTGTGTGGTGGACCGAATCATATCTTTTGCCTTGGTCCAATAAGCTTTTTTAGgaattttctttataaacctcCTTCTCTTCTTGGTCACCCGCGGAAAATTTCCCAGAATGCCcgtatatttcggaaatgcatcttcgatgtcaactttttatgaaaaaaaggtggtttcggagatgcactttcgaaacacctttttttaaaaaaaaggtgatttcggagatgcacttccgagaTAAAGTTATTTTCCAGAAAAGAGgtgtttcggaagtgcatctccgaagacacccccttggaagaattcggaTATGTACTTCCAAAATCTTCTCTGATACAAAAACAATGAAACAAACAACAACACTTCGTTTTATTATAAGACATGgaaattacaaacatcacataacataacattaaagttacatattgttaaacacaggtaggtgaggatgagtcaagtTATTccagatggatgtaaaaagtgcctTTTTGAATGGATACCtaaatgaggaagtatatgtggaacaacctaaaggctTTACTGATCCTAACTTTCCAAACCGTGTATACAAGTTAAGAAAGGCTCtctacggattgaaacaagctcctagagcttggtatgaaagattaactgAGTTCCTGAATACAAATGgctacaggaaaggagggatagacaAAACCCTCTTTGTGAAGGATGAAGGTGGAGAACTCATGATTGCtcagatatatgtggatgatatagtTTTTGATGGGATGTCAGATAGGATGGTTAAGCATTTTGTCAATCAAATGCaatctgattttgagatgagTTTGGTTGGAGAACTGACATATTTTCTTGGGCTGTAAGTTAAACAAATGGAGGATTCCATTTTTCTCTCTCAAAGAAAATATTCCAAgaacattgtcaaaaagtttggaatggataatGCTAGCCACAAAAGAACACCTGCACCTACTCATCTGAAGTTATCTAAAGATGAATGTGGTACCAGTGTTGACCAAAGTCTGTATAGGAGTATGATAGGGAGCCTACTGCATCTAACAGCTAGTAGACCTTATATTTCTTTTGCAGTTGGAGTTTATGTTAGATATCAAGCTGAACCCAAGGTGAGTCACATAAATCAAGTCAAAAGGATTCTCAAGTATGTAAATGGGACTTGTGATTATGGCATGTTATATTCTCATGGGTGTGAACATATCTTATCTGgctattgtgatgctgattgggcTGGAAATGCTGATGATAGAAAGAGCACATCTGGAGGATGTTTCAAGTATGTAAATGGGACTTGTGATTATGGCATGTTATATTCTCATGGGTGTGAACATATCTTATCTAgctattgtgatgctgattgggcTGGAAATGCTAATGATAGAAAGAGCACATCTGGAGGATGTTTCTTCCTAGGGAACAATCTCATATCATGGCTCAGCAAGAAGCAAAACTGTGTCTCTTTATCTACTGCTGAAGCTGAGCACATAGCAACTAGTAGCAGCTGTTCCAAACTGGTGTGGATGAAGCAAATGTTGtctgaatacaatgtcacacagaATGTTATGACATTATACTATAACAATCTTAGTGCCATCAACATATCCAAGAATCCTATTCAGCATAGCAGAAACAAGCATATTGACATTGGACATCACTTCATAAGAGATCTTGTAGAAGACAAAGTTATTACGTTGGAGCATGTGGCCACTGAACTACAGAttgctgatattttcacaaaggccttaaatgcaaatcaatttgaaaacttAAGGGGTAAGTTAGGAATTTGTCTTCATGaggaattatagcaattaattctATTTGGGGAAAATATTTTGGGCTTTCtaaatattcaatatttgaaGTATCCCCTAATTGGTCAGTATATCAAGTTCCCTCCTATTTCTCAAGCACACCAAAAGGCTATTCACTATCCCATTGTCATCATCAGCACAAATTTGTTCTTGGACTGTTCCTTCACGAAACACCTCCACAAACTAGCCTTAAGAACTTTTCTGAAATCTTTCAAGATGTCGCAACAATCAGATTCTTCCTCTCCCAAGAAGATGTCCCCCGTGACTGCATCTGACTCCGCCCTAAGAACTGAAAATGTCAACCCTAATCAAGTTCTTGATGTTGCTCCATTAAGGATAGTAAGTGCTGATGATCTGAAGATAAGGAAGCCTCGCACTCTACATGCAAGGAGACCCAAAGAAACTGTTTGTGGTAAGGTCCCTAATCCTTCATCTTCTACTCTCCATGAGGACTTGACTAAGGAAGGAACCAAGTACGTACACAATTCCATTGCTAAAATTGTTACTAGAATCTTGGATGAACAACATAAGGTTCCTGGGATTTCTGTACCTCTACAAACTGTGATTCCAGACTCCACTCAGAACCCTAAACCCAATGTTGCTCAAGAAATGAAGATGTGCTTATAGATGCTGATGATGTTCATGAGAAGGATGATGAAGTGAACATGTCTGGTGATGATGTTCAACTGACTGAGGAAGAAAAGAATGATCATGGTGTTCAAAAGGATGATGAAGTTACTGATGTTGCTCAGGATGTCACTGACAATATTGAGGATGGACCTAATGTTAATGCAGGTAAAAATGTTGTTGATCTTGATGAATTCTCTGATAATGAACTGGTTGCAAATGTAAACCATAGCATAGCAAAACGACTCATGACAAGGAAGGGTAAGAAAGTTGTTGATCAGAGTCCTCCCAAGAAGAAAGGTCCAAAGAGTACCTCAACTGGACCCATCAGAAGTAAATCTGTGTCCAAGAGTACCTCCATTGGTCCTATTAAGAGTAAGGTTGTGCCTAAGAGCACCTCTGTTGGTCCTACCAAATCTTGGAGCAAGGTTGTCCCCGAGAAAAGGAAGGCTCAAGTTATTGCAGATTCAGATTCTTATGTTGCTATGGATGTTCAAGACACCCCATTGAAGAAGAAGCTAACAACTAGCAAGCTTGCTACTAGAGTCCCTGAGGTACCTATTGATAACATCTCTTTTCATTATCCCTTGAGTGTCAACAGGTGGAAGTATGTCTACTAGAAGAGGTTGGCTTTCGAAAGGGAATTGGCTCAAAATGCCCTTGAATGTAAGGAGATTATGGAACTGATTCATGAAGCAGATTTGATGAAAACTATTACTCATTTCTCTAAGTGTTATGAGATGTTGGTAAAGGAGTTTATAGTGAATCTATCAGAGGACTGTGCTGATAGAAAAACCAAAGATTTTAGAAAAGTGTATGTGAGAGGAAAATGTGTTATATTCTCTTCAATTGTCATCAATAATTTTCTTGGAAGGTATGatgaagctcaacctgagctgGAAGTTTCTGACAACAAAGTGTGTCAGGTGATCACTGCTAAGCAAGTGAAGAGTTGGCCTCTCAAGGGAAAGTTAACTGCTAGCAAGCTTAGCATCAAGTATGCCATGCTTCACAAGATTGCAGCTGCCAACTGGGTGCCTACTAATCATAAGTCAACTGTCTCTACTGTCCTTGGAAAATTCCTGTATGCTGTGGTAACAAAGGCTAGGTTTGATTATTGAACTTACATCTTTAACCAAACAATGAAACATGCAGGCAGTTTCAGTGTTATGGGTCCAATTGCCTTCCCTTCCCTTATATGTGGGATCATCTTAAACCAGTATCCTAGCATTCTCAATGAAAATGACTCAGTCTGCAAGAGAGAAAGCTCCTTGGCATTTCACTACAAGTTGTTTCAAGGAACACATGTCTCAGACATTGTTATGACTTCTGCAGAGACATCCAAAGGAAGCTCAACTGCTAGTAAAGCTGAAGTTATTATTATGCTCAGAGAAACTTGCAAGGAACTAGATGCCAGGAAGGTGGCTCTAGAGAAGATGATAAGCACATTGGAGATGGATGAGAATGATACTTTTGTTGATGCTTCTGAGTCAGAAGGTCAAGCTGATGAAGATGAACATGAAAATGGTAGTGACTCTAAtgaagaggtggaagaagaaGAGGCCAGCCCAGCTGATGGCACAAATGAagagattgatgaagatggatCCAGTGGCTTTGAGTCTGATGACTAAAGCATTTATGGTgat contains:
- the LOC131601537 gene encoding proteinaceous RNase P 2-like isoform X1, with protein sequence MDSIVCIELLVLCPCFSHSHLPSTFSTHRFESTPPPRKRLFTLTKDSMDTTLMKMTTNKRKKTNQTLENKFQFELNSCSKSKDFRGAISLYDDAVSNKTRLNQHHLNALLYLCSNAVTDPSLKQLALDYGFGIFEHMASQNITPNEATVATVARLAAANGDGDRAFELVKHIGDYNVAPRLRTYDPALFCFCEYLDVDKAYEVEEHMNGVGVSLEEEEIAALLKVSVKKGKADRVYRYLHKLRSSVRCVKESTGTVIEEWFRSREGREVGQGDLDVERVREGVLRNGGGWHGLGWVGKGDWIVNRTSVDGDGICRGCGEQLVCVDIDDEEMEKFASSVAALAVEREVKANFSEFQGWLEKHDHYEAIVDGANVGLYQQNFAEGGFSIQQLDDVVKELYNQSGGKWPVVVLHNKRVRGLMENPSSRKLVEEWMKSDVLYTTPNGSNDDWYWLYATVKLGCLLVTNDEMRDHIFELLGSNFFNQWKERHQVHYTFVKGKLKLQMPPSYSLVIQESEKGSWHVPLALGTSDESSKPWLCITRATADDAVATVSNGVETAGNGHRDETQKLSGNVDSLDSSPVIENKSTSVTGKRKERSYPS
- the LOC131601537 gene encoding proteinaceous RNase P 2-like isoform X2 translates to MDTTLMKMTTNKRKKTNQTLENKFQFELNSCSKSKDFRGAISLYDDAVSNKTRLNQHHLNALLYLCSNAVTDPSLKQLALDYGFGIFEHMASQNITPNEATVATVARLAAANGDGDRAFELVKHIGDYNVAPRLRTYDPALFCFCEYLDVDKAYEVEEHMNGVGVSLEEEEIAALLKVSVKKGKADRVYRYLHKLRSSVRCVKESTGTVIEEWFRSREGREVGQGDLDVERVREGVLRNGGGWHGLGWVGKGDWIVNRTSVDGDGICRGCGEQLVCVDIDDEEMEKFASSVAALAVEREVKANFSEFQGWLEKHDHYEAIVDGANVGLYQQNFAEGGFSIQQLDDVVKELYNQSGGKWPVVVLHNKRVRGLMENPSSRKLVEEWMKSDVLYTTPNGSNDDWYWLYATVKLGCLLVTNDEMRDHIFELLGSNFFNQWKERHQVHYTFVKGKLKLQMPPSYSLVIQESEKGSWHVPLALGTSDESSKPWLCITRATADDAVATVSNGVETAGNGHRDETQKLSGNVDSLDSSPVIENKSTSVTGKRKERSYPS
- the LOC131604467 gene encoding uncharacterized protein LOC131604467 — protein: MSGDDVQLTEEEKNDHGVQKDDEVTDVAQDVTDNIEDGPNVNAGKNVVDLDEFSDNELVANVNHSIAKRLMTRKGKKVVDQSPPKKKGPKSTSTGPIRSKSVSKSTSIGPIKSKVVPKSTSVGPTKSWSKVVPEKRKAQVIADSDSYVAMDVQDTPLKKKLTTSKLATRVPEKRLAFERELAQNALECKEIMELIHEADLMKTITHFSKCYEMLVKEFIVNLSEDCADRKTKDFRKVYVRGKCVIFSSIVINNFLGRYDEAQPELEVSDNKVCQVITAKQVKSWPLKGKLTASKLSIKYAMLHKIAAANWVPTNHKSTVSTVLGKFLYAVVTKARFDY